A single window of Montipora capricornis isolate CH-2021 chromosome 14, ASM3666992v2, whole genome shotgun sequence DNA harbors:
- the LOC138032687 gene encoding protein phosphatase 1K, mitochondrial-like, whose protein sequence is MFCRKFSSFAQLGARLLPKVVERKDVLKIVSILKRYPRYFASECITPTTLRLWSDSGGEHLPSNPFDDLGAWHRTEARSFLHNVTVDNVGTCSYIGLRETNEDDFKVIELEPDLYYFAVFDGHGGSASVEFVREHLHECVKHFYSYDKNMENVLINAFLKCNSDLEEYCLFLTERDQRNNVLHCGTTATVALLRDGTDLAVASVGDSGALICRMGDPVPLTNPHHPAREEEEQRIKSFNGWIDWSFGAKVNGRLAMTRSIGDFHLKPFGVIATPETQHIKVDHQTDSFIVLHTDGVSSVMSDKEITDIVQTCPDAECASNELTSCALQYGSKDNITSIVIPLRLWGRHHSQQVSKEHSLLKNIRFNIA, encoded by the exons ATGTTTTGTCGAAAATTTTCGAGTTTCGCCCAACTTGGAGCCCGCTTACTGCCCAAAGTTGTTGAAAGAAAAGATGTgttaaaaattgtttcaatTCTGAAAAGATACCCTCGTTATTTCGCCAGTGAATGTATCACGCCGACGACACTGCGATTATGGAGCGATAGTGGTGGAGAACATCTTCCCTCGAACCCCTTTGATGATTTGGGCGCTTGGCACAGAACAGAGGCCAGATCGTTTCTTCATAATGTTACAGTGGATAACGTTGGCACATGCTCTTATATAGGACTAAGAGAAACAAACGAGGATGACTTTAAAGTAATAGAACTTGAACCAGACTTGTACTACTTCGCTGTCTTTGACGGGCATGGTGGTTCGGCGTCTGTTGAGTTCGTTCGCGAGCATTTGCATGAATGTGTGAAACACTTTTACAGCTACGATAAAAACATGGAGAACGTACTTATCAACGCATTTTTGAAGTGCAATAGTGATTTGGAGGAGTATTGTTTGTTTCTAACTGAGAGAG ACCAAAGAAATAATGTCCTTCATTGTGGCACTACAGCTACAGTTGCACTCCTAAGAGATGGTACAGATCTTGCTGTAGCAAGTGTTGGAGACAGTGGTGCCTTGATTTGCAGAATGGGTGATCCAGTTCCCTTGACAAATCCTCATCACCCTGCGAGGGAAGAGGAAGAGCAGAGAATAAAATCATTTAATGGATGGATCGATTGGAGTTTTGGTGCCAAGGTTAATGGTAGACTAGCAATGACACGTTCAATTGGAGACTTCCATCTAAAGCCTTTTGGTGTCATTGCAACACCTGAAACACAGCATATTAAAGTGGACCATCAAACTGATAGTTTTATTGTGTTACACACTGATGGCGTGTCAAGTGTCATGTCTGACAAGGAGATAACTGATATTGTACAGACTTGTCCAGATGCCGAGTGTGCTTCCAATGAGCTGACCTCATGTGCTTTGCAGTATGGCTCGAAAGATAACATCACTTCCATAGTTATTCCCCTGAGACTATGGGGAAGACACCATTCACAGCAGGTGTCAAAAGAACACAgcttgttgaaaaatataagaTTTAACATTGCATGA